AGGATAATTTTATAGAGCACATTGATTTTGATTTTCTGGAGATTCAGGTCATCGAAGAATAGGCGAAAGAAGTCTTTGTATACCAAACGGCATAGTCAGCTTTGACTATGCCGTTTTGCTGCTGTATCCGCTGGTATCCTGCCCTGCGATCTCACCTGCGGTTTCTGACTGCTATCTGGCGGCGGCCTGCATATAATGCTTGTATAACGCCCCAAAACGATGGGAGTAGGAAGCTGCCCAGGGCTTTCTCTTTCCGCAGAAATGAAGAATCGCCGTGTTCTGAATCACCCATTCCAGATTACAGATGCCGCCGCTCCGAATCAGATAATTGGAATAATACCTGGCATCATAGTTCCATATGGCGTCATCCACCTGCAGCGTATTCTGTCCATACAGATAATTAAAAACATCCTGGTCCGGAAGCAGAAGATCTGTTTCGTGTTCGCTTACACACTGAAAAATATCATCCGGCCTTACGATCTCCCTGGCCTTTGTTAAATCCATCAGCATAACACCTGTATTGTAATAATCATGCTCGGTTCCCAGTCTTACACGATTGATATCATTCATGATCTCCGTAATTCCGGTATGGGACGCGGCGGCAAAGGCATTCCCGTTAAGCCCCACCTCCCACAGCGGGCGGATCGGATTAATCACAAGGATATCCGGATCAAGATAAAGAATCTTTTCCACAGACACGGGCAGAAGATGGGGAGCCAGTAAGCGGTAATACATCTCCTGGGGATACCTTTTTGAAATGGGGGCATTCTGAAACATTGCACGGTCTACCTGCAGCGGAGTTAGGGGTACGCAGTGTAAGCTGCAGTATTCCTCCAGCTCCTGCAGTTCCTCCTGGGGGATTGCACTATGGAGCAGCCATACGTGTAAGATTTCCCGGGGATTATTATTAAGCAGAGACATTAACATGGTCTGAAACGGTTTTATATAGTTTTTATCAAAGGTTACAAGCAAGTTGATTCTGTCATTCTGCATGGTTTTTCTCCTTTCCTGGCAAAATCTTGTTTGTGTTCTTCAATGCCCATATATTACGAATTCCGTATAGAACAAGAGAAACAAACATCATAGCGAGGCAAACTGCAATAAGGATATTCGATAATACCGTGGGAATGTCATTCCATACCACATGAAGGATCATCATGGCAAAAAGCAGAACAGTAGCTGCTTTTCCATGCCAATTGGCCCCGAAAACCTGCCCCGTATTCCGGATCACCAAAAATCCTGTGATTCCTGCAAATATCTCTTTCAGAATCAAAAGGACAAGGGGCGCCATCATAAAGGGGAAGCGGGTGATCAGGCAAAAAAGCATGACTCCCTGGGTCAGCTTATCGGCAATTGGATCCAATACCTTGCCCAAATTGCTGATCATATGAAAACGCCTTGCAATAAAACCATCTACAACATCTGTCAGGCCGGACAGGATCAGCAGGCCTCCTGTCCATAAATAATCTTGTTTTACATAGTATAGCCAGACAAGAAACGGTATCATACAAAGGCGTAAAGCGGAAAGCATATTGGGGATTGTCAGGATCTTATTTTGCGGCTCTTGATTCATAATTCTCCTTTCTGCCTGTTTTCATGAATTG
The nucleotide sequence above comes from Lacrimispora sp. BS-2. Encoded proteins:
- a CDS encoding glycosyltransferase family 8 protein, whose product is MQNDRINLLVTFDKNYIKPFQTMLMSLLNNNPREILHVWLLHSAIPQEELQELEEYCSLHCVPLTPLQVDRAMFQNAPISKRYPQEMYYRLLAPHLLPVSVEKILYLDPDILVINPIRPLWEVGLNGNAFAAASHTGITEIMNDINRVRLGTEHDYYNTGVMLMDLTKAREIVRPDDIFQCVSEHETDLLLPDQDVFNYLYGQNTLQVDDAIWNYDARYYSNYLIRSGGICNLEWVIQNTAILHFCGKRKPWAASYSHRFGALYKHYMQAAAR
- a CDS encoding CDP-alcohol phosphatidyltransferase family protein, encoding MNQEPQNKILTIPNMLSALRLCMIPFLVWLYYVKQDYLWTGGLLILSGLTDVVDGFIARRFHMISNLGKVLDPIADKLTQGVMLFCLITRFPFMMAPLVLLILKEIFAGITGFLVIRNTGQVFGANWHGKAATVLLFAMMILHVVWNDIPTVLSNILIAVCLAMMFVSLVLYGIRNIWALKNTNKILPGKEKNHAE